The following proteins come from a genomic window of Entelurus aequoreus isolate RoL-2023_Sb unplaced genomic scaffold, RoL_Eaeq_v1.1 HiC_scaffold_36, whole genome shotgun sequence:
- the LOC133645311 gene encoding low choriolytic enzyme-like has translation MIFQTAALSFLLCSVQSSTTQGFSEKIQGNSDNTIADEELSVSTLLERANVNVGKNPDEPLVMFGDIAIPSGLENADPCTQRGCLWPKSSDGNVYVPYRISNQYSSGERETIIQGLRSFAASTCVQFTPLNGQSDFVDIQSRSGCFSFVGRRGRAQVVSLSRRGCVFQQVIQHELLHALGFNHEQTRSDRDQHVRILLQNVISGMESNFRRINTRNLGTPYDYNSVMHYGRFAFSRNRRPTIVPIPDNNVSIGRATQMSPVDIRRVNILYSCSSYLLPKSSRLA, from the exons ATGATCTTTCAAACTGCAGCGCTCAGCTTCCTCCTCTGCTCTGTCCAGAGTTCCACCACACAG GGTTTTTCTGAAAAGATCCAGGGGAACTCAG ACAACACCATTGCAGATGAGGAATTAAGTGTCTCCACATTGCTGGAAAGAGCCAACGTTAATGTTG GAAAGAACCCGGATGAACCTCTTGTTATGTTTGGAGACATAGCAATACCAAGTGGTCTGGAGAATGCTGATCCTTGTACACAACGAGGTTGCCTTTGGCCAAAATCATCTGATGGCAACGTGTATGTGCCGTATCGCATCTCCAACCAGTACT CCTCTGGAGAAAGAGAGACCATCATCCAAGGTCTGCGGTCATTTGCGGCTTCCACTTGTGTTCAATTTACACCCCTGAATGGACAGAGCGACTTTGTGGACATCCAGTCCCGTTCGGG TTGTTTCTCGTTTGTTGGACGTCGTGGTCGCGCTCAAGTGGTGTCTTTGAGTCGCCGGGGTTGTGTTTTCCAACAGGTCATCCAACACGAGCTGCTCCATGCATTGGGATTTAATCATGAACAGACTCGATCCGACAGGGACCAGCATGTTCGAATACTCCTCCAGAATGTCATTAGTG GAATGGAAAGCAATTTCCGGAGGATTAATACAAGAAACCTTGGTACTCCCTATGACTACAACTCTGTCATGCACTATGGAAG GTTTGCCTTCTCCAGGAACAGAAGGCCAACAATTGTTCCTATCCCTGATAATAACGTCAGCATCGGCAGAGCAACCCAAATGAGTCCTGTTGACATCCGTCGTGTGAATATTCTTTACAGTTGCAGTTCATATCTTTTGCCAAAGTCCAGTCGCCTTGCCTGA